One Kaistella polysaccharea DNA segment encodes these proteins:
- the dusB gene encoding tRNA dihydrouridine synthase DusB, which produces MIKIGNISLPEFPLLLAPMEDVSDPPFRKLCKMHGADMMYSEFISSEGLIRDAMKSMKKLDIFDYERPVGIQIFGGDEEAMALSAKIVEAVNPDIVDINFGCPVKKVVCKGAGAGVLKDIDLMIRLTKAVVNSTHLPVTVKTRLGWDTESINIMEVAERLQEVGVKALTIHARTRAQMYKGEADWNYIHAVKNNPNIEIPIFGNGDIDSAQKAWEYKNKYDCDGIMIGRGAIGYPWIFNEVKHFFATGEVLPEPTITQRLEAVRQHAEWSKDWKGERLGLIEMRQHYGNYFRGIPHFKDFRRKFLEVFTLEEMDGVIAEADAFYKDFEFVN; this is translated from the coding sequence ATGATAAAAATCGGCAATATATCGCTGCCCGAATTTCCGTTGCTTCTTGCACCAATGGAAGATGTGTCGGATCCGCCTTTTCGAAAATTATGTAAAATGCACGGTGCAGATATGATGTATTCGGAATTTATTTCTTCGGAAGGACTAATTCGAGATGCCATGAAAAGCATGAAAAAACTCGATATTTTCGATTACGAGAGACCTGTCGGAATTCAGATCTTTGGTGGAGATGAAGAAGCGATGGCTCTTTCTGCAAAAATTGTAGAAGCCGTAAATCCTGATATCGTGGATATTAATTTTGGCTGCCCGGTAAAAAAAGTGGTTTGCAAAGGCGCAGGTGCAGGAGTTTTGAAAGATATTGATCTGATGATTCGCTTGACAAAAGCGGTTGTTAATTCTACACATCTTCCGGTGACGGTGAAAACCCGTTTGGGTTGGGATACCGAAAGCATCAATATTATGGAAGTTGCCGAAAGATTACAGGAAGTTGGTGTAAAAGCGTTGACTATTCACGCCAGAACACGCGCTCAAATGTACAAAGGCGAAGCGGACTGGAATTACATTCACGCCGTTAAAAATAATCCAAATATTGAAATTCCTATTTTTGGAAATGGCGATATCGACTCGGCGCAAAAAGCTTGGGAATATAAAAACAAATATGATTGCGACGGGATTATGATTGGCCGCGGCGCGATTGGTTATCCTTGGATTTTCAATGAAGTGAAACATTTCTTTGCAACCGGAGAAGTACTTCCGGAACCTACAATTACACAAAGATTAGAAGCCGTACGTCAACATGCGGAATGGAGCAAAGACTGGAAAGGCGAACGATTAGGTTTAATAGAAATGCGACAACATTACGGAAATTATTTCCGTGGTATTCCGCATTTTAAAGATTTCCGACGAAAGTTTTTGGAGGTTTTTACTTTAGAAGAAATGGATGGCGTGATTGCAGAAGCTGATGCGTTTTATAAAGATTTTGAATTTGTAAATTAG
- a CDS encoding thioredoxin family protein, translating into MKKILSTLFLLVYLVSFSQETINFETTSFKEILAKAKKEKKLVFMDAYASWCGPCKLMEKNIFTLPAVKAYYDANFINARFDMEKGEGRDIAAKYGVRSYPSFLFINGDGELIMQNYGYMGEADFLMIGKEANDPKLTDSAMNDLFQKGESDPGFLLNMMKRYSQSDYELAKKASERYFKNKKNDEFTREDVGMLLYFLKSPSDVNYQIFKDKKENISKVMSEDIYNQFDSNIKISKVMENSLNQKTGIIDDVYFYKNAIPIIGQKEAETALSRMKVIYYENVGNFPEYEKAALAYYKNSNDFDAQELLKAAWLFSEHVENKDALKKAQEWAEKGVMNSESAESTYILAKLYAKSGRKSDAKTYAELAKSLAQKEGKDITMASELLESLK; encoded by the coding sequence ATGAAAAAAATACTTTCCACCCTCTTTCTATTGGTCTATCTCGTTTCTTTTTCTCAAGAAACAATAAATTTTGAAACCACCTCTTTTAAAGAAATTTTAGCGAAAGCAAAAAAAGAAAAAAAACTGGTCTTTATGGATGCTTACGCTTCCTGGTGCGGACCATGTAAACTGATGGAGAAAAATATTTTCACACTTCCTGCCGTGAAGGCCTATTATGATGCCAATTTCATCAACGCTCGTTTTGACATGGAAAAAGGGGAAGGTCGTGATATTGCTGCCAAATACGGCGTTCGCTCCTATCCATCTTTTCTTTTCATTAATGGTGACGGGGAATTAATCATGCAAAACTACGGTTACATGGGCGAAGCAGATTTTTTGATGATTGGAAAAGAAGCGAATGATCCAAAATTGACAGACAGCGCAATGAACGATCTATTTCAGAAGGGAGAAAGCGATCCGGGGTTTTTACTAAATATGATGAAACGATATTCGCAAAGTGATTACGAACTGGCGAAAAAAGCTTCTGAAAGATATTTTAAAAATAAAAAAAATGATGAATTTACCCGCGAGGACGTTGGTATGCTTCTCTATTTTTTAAAGTCACCAAGTGATGTAAATTACCAGATTTTTAAAGATAAAAAAGAGAATATTTCAAAAGTGATGTCTGAAGATATTTACAATCAGTTTGATTCAAATATCAAGATATCCAAGGTGATGGAAAATTCTCTGAATCAGAAAACCGGTATTATTGACGATGTTTATTTTTATAAAAATGCCATTCCGATTATTGGACAAAAAGAAGCGGAAACTGCCCTCTCCAGAATGAAAGTCATCTACTACGAAAACGTCGGAAATTTTCCAGAGTATGAAAAAGCAGCTTTGGCTTATTATAAAAACTCCAACGATTTCGACGCTCAAGAATTATTGAAAGCAGCGTGGTTGTTCAGTGAACATGTTGAAAATAAAGATGCACTAAAAAAAGCACAGGAATGGGCTGAGAAAGGAGTTATGAATTCAGAGAGTGCGGAAAGTACCTATATTCTGGCTAAACTTTACGCGAAATCTGGTAGAAAATCAGATGCAAAAACCTACGCAGAACTGGCAAAAAGTCTGGCGCAAAAAGAAGGCAAAGATATTACGATGGCTTCTGAACTCTTGGAAAGTTTAAAATAA
- a CDS encoding glutamine--tRNA ligase/YqeY domain fusion protein: protein MEEDKKPLNFIEHIIEEDLANGFPKDKLRFRFPPEPNGYLHVGHTKAICINFGLGEKYGAPVNLRFDDTNPEKEEQEFVDSIKADIEWLGFKYDQELYASDYFDQLYEWALQMIKDGKAYVDEQPSEIITEQRKNPFEEGVESPFRNRSTEESLALFEKMKSGEFEEGSMSLRAKIDMTSPNMNMRDPVMYRILKRPHHRTGDKWKIYPMYDWAHGESDYIEQISHSLCSLEFENHRPLYDWYLDQVYAQDTVRNKQREFARMNVSYMITSKRKLQRLVAEKAVTGWDDPRMPTISGMRRLGFTPSSIKNFIERVGVAKRENLIDIQLLEFFVREDLNKIATRVMAVVDPVKLIITNYPENEEEWLETENNPEDENAGTRKVPFSRELYIEKEDFKEEGNKKFFRLKLGGEVRLKSAYIIKADRVDKDENGEITTIYATYDEKSKSGSGSEESLRKVKGTLHWVSAKHALPIEVRIYDRLFTTMQPDAEKEMDFMQFINPESLTVVDGFAEPSLENAEIGHPYQFQRIGYFTKDRDSTAEKLVFNRTVTLKDGYKPE, encoded by the coding sequence ATGGAAGAAGATAAAAAACCCCTCAACTTTATTGAGCATATTATAGAAGAAGATTTAGCCAATGGTTTCCCGAAAGATAAATTGCGTTTTCGTTTCCCGCCAGAGCCCAATGGTTATCTGCACGTAGGTCACACCAAAGCGATTTGCATAAATTTTGGTTTGGGCGAAAAATATGGCGCGCCAGTAAATCTTCGTTTCGACGATACGAATCCGGAAAAAGAAGAACAGGAATTCGTTGATTCTATAAAAGCCGATATTGAATGGTTAGGTTTTAAATATGATCAGGAATTATATGCATCTGATTATTTTGACCAATTGTACGAGTGGGCGCTTCAGATGATTAAAGATGGGAAAGCGTATGTAGACGAGCAACCTTCAGAAATCATTACCGAACAACGGAAAAACCCTTTCGAAGAGGGAGTTGAGTCGCCTTTTAGAAATCGTTCGACTGAAGAAAGTTTGGCGCTTTTCGAAAAAATGAAAAGCGGAGAATTTGAGGAAGGTTCCATGTCACTTCGCGCAAAAATTGATATGACTTCTCCGAATATGAATATGCGTGATCCTGTCATGTACCGAATTTTAAAAAGACCGCACCACCGAACGGGCGACAAATGGAAAATTTACCCGATGTATGATTGGGCACATGGTGAATCTGATTATATTGAACAGATTTCACACTCTTTATGTTCTCTGGAATTTGAAAATCATCGTCCGTTATATGACTGGTATTTGGATCAGGTTTATGCCCAGGATACTGTCAGAAACAAACAACGTGAATTCGCGAGAATGAATGTTTCTTACATGATCACTTCCAAAAGAAAATTACAAAGACTCGTCGCTGAGAAGGCAGTTACAGGTTGGGATGATCCAAGAATGCCAACCATTTCTGGAATGCGAAGGTTAGGTTTTACGCCAAGTTCCATTAAAAATTTTATTGAAAGAGTCGGCGTTGCGAAAAGAGAAAATCTTATCGACATTCAGTTACTGGAATTTTTTGTAAGGGAAGATTTGAATAAAATTGCAACCCGCGTCATGGCAGTTGTTGATCCCGTAAAACTGATCATCACTAATTATCCGGAAAATGAAGAGGAATGGTTAGAAACTGAAAATAATCCTGAAGACGAAAATGCCGGAACACGAAAAGTTCCCTTTTCTAGAGAATTATATATTGAAAAAGAAGATTTTAAAGAAGAAGGCAATAAGAAATTTTTCCGTTTGAAATTAGGTGGCGAAGTTCGTCTGAAATCAGCCTATATTATCAAAGCAGATCGTGTAGATAAAGATGAAAATGGTGAAATCACAACTATTTATGCAACCTACGATGAGAAAAGTAAATCCGGAAGTGGGTCTGAAGAAAGTTTGAGAAAAGTAAAAGGTACGCTTCACTGGGTTTCGGCAAAACACGCGCTTCCAATCGAGGTGCGAATTTACGACCGCTTATTTACAACGATGCAACCCGATGCGGAAAAAGAAATGGATTTCATGCAGTTTATCAATCCAGAAAGTTTAACAGTCGTTGATGGATTTGCAGAACCAAGCTTAGAAAATGCAGAAATCGGCCATCCGTATCAGTTCCAAAGAATTGGTTACTTTACGAAAGACCGGGATTCAACGGCAGAAAAGCTCGTGTTTAACCGAACGGTTACTTTGAAAGATGGTTATAAACCTGAATAA